In a single window of the Mustela nigripes isolate SB6536 chromosome 17, MUSNIG.SB6536, whole genome shotgun sequence genome:
- the ELMO3 gene encoding engulfment and cell motility protein 3 isoform X1, translated as MAPPRNVVKIAVQMPDAIPQLIRLDQAKPLAAVLKEVCDAWSLDHSECYALQFADGHRRYITENNRAEIKNGSILCLSTAPDLEAERLLHGLQNGSRERRRETLHHLVLLAPDVTFAQEVISRDGLQRLGTIIEDGDDLGEVLTLALRAFLELMEHGMVSWETLSIPFVRKVVCYVNMNLMDASVQPLALRLLESVTLSSPALGQLVKSEVPLDRLLVHLQVMNQQLQTKAMALLTALLQGASPTERKHMLDYLWQRNLRQFIYKNIIHSATPLGDEMAHHLYVLQALTLGLLEPRMRTPLDPYSQEQREQLQALRQAAFQSEGESLGSGLSADRRRSLCAREFRKLGFSNSNPAQDLERVPPGLLALDNMLYFSRHAPSAYSRFVLENSSREDKHECPFARSSIQLTVLLCELLRVGEPCSETAQDFSPMFFSQDQSFHELFCVSIQLLNKTWKEMRATQEDFDKVMQVVREQLARTLALKPSSLELFRTKVNALPYGEVLRLRQTERLHQEGTLAPPILELREKLKPELMGLIRQQRLLRLCEGTLFRKISSRRRQDKLWFCCLSPNHKVLQYGDMEEGASPPTLDSLPEQLPVADIKALLTGKDCPHVREKGSGKQNKDLYELAFSISYDHGEAEAYLNFIAPSKREFHLWTDGLSALLGSPMGSEQTRLDLEQLLTMETKLRLLELENVPIPEQPPPIPPPPTNFNFCYDCSITEP; from the exons ATGGCGCCCCCGCGAAACGTGGTGAAGATCGCGGTCCAGATGCCTGACGCCATCCCGCAGCTCATCCGGCTGGACCAG GCAAAGCCTCTGGCCGCTGTGCTGAAGGAGGTGTGCGACGC GTGGAGCCTGGATCACTCGGAATGCTACGCTCTGCAGTTTGCTGATGGGCACAGGAGATACATCACTGAGAAC AACCGCGCAGAGATCAAGAATGGCAGCATCCTGTGCCTCAGCACTGCCCCA gaCCTTGAGGCTGAGCGGCTTTtgcatgggctgcagaatgggaGTCGTGAAAGGCGCCGCGAAACTCTGCACCACCTCGTCTTGCTGGCCCCAGATGTGACCTTTGCCCAGGAGGTTATCAGCCGTGATGGGCTTCAGAGGCTAGGCACCATCATTGAGGATGGGGATGA CTTAGGAGAGGTGCTGACCCTTGCACTGAGGGCCTTCTTGGAGCTCATGGAACACGGCATGGTGTCCTGGGAGACACTCAGCATCCCCTTTGTTAGGAAG GTGGTGTGCTACGTGAACATGAACCTGATGGATGCATCTGTGCAGCCCCTGGCCCTCAGGCTGCTAGAGAGTGTGACCTTgagcagccctgccctgggccagcTCGTCAAGAGTGAGGTGCCACTGGATAGGCTGCTGGTACATCTACAGGT GATGAACCAGCAGCTACAAACCAAGGCGATGGCATTGCTGACAGCCTTGCTGCAGGGGGCCAGCCCTACTGAACGTAAG CACATGCTTGACTACCTGTGGCAGAGAAACCTTCGCCAGTTCATCTATAAG AACATCATCCACAGTGCGACACCATTGGGCGACGAGATGGCTCACCATCTGTATGTACTGCAGGCCCTTACTTTGGGGCTGCTGGAGCCACGCATGAGGACACCACTGGACCCCTATAGCCAG GAACAGCGGGAGCAGCTGCAGGCCCTGCGTCAGGCTGCCTTCCAGTCGGAGGGGGAGTCTCTGGGCAGCGGGCTTAGTGCTGATCGTCGCCGTTCCCTGTGTGCCCGCGAGTTCCGAAAACTGGGCTTTTCT AACAGCAACCCCGCACAGGATCTAGAGCGCGTGCCCCCCGGCCTGCTGGCGCTGGACAACATGCTCTACTTCTCCAGACACGCACCCAGCGCCTACAGCCGG TTTGTGCTGGAAAACAGCAGCCGTGAGGACAAGCACGAGTGCCCCTTCGCCCGGAGCAGCATCCAGCTCACTGTGTTGCTGTGTGAGCTGCTTCGTGTTGGGGAGCCCT GCTCCGAAACTGCCCAGGACTTTTCGCCCATGTTCTTCAGCCAAGACCAGAGTTTTCATGAGCTCTTCTGTGTGAGCATCCAGCTGCTGAATAAGACCTGGAAGGAGATGCGAGCCACCCAGGAGGACTTTGACAAG GTTATGCAGGTGGTGCGGGAGCAGCTGGCCCGCACGCTGGCCCTGAAGCCCAGCTCCCTGGAGCTTTTCCGAACCAAGGTGAATGCGCTTCCCTATGGGGAGGTGCTGCGGCTGAGGCAGACAGAGCGGCTGCATCAGGAGGGCACGCTGGCCCCTCCCATACT ggagctACGGGAGAAGCTGAAGCCAGAGCTCATGGGCCTGATCCGCCAGCAGCGTTTGCTCCGCCTCTGTGAGGGGACACTCTTCCGCAAAATCAGCAGCCGGAGGCGCCAGG ACAAGCTGTGGTTCTGCTGCCTGTCCCCCAACCACAAGGTGCTACAGTATGGGGACATGGAGGAGGGCGCCAGCCCACCCACCCTGGACAGTCTGCCTGAGCAGC TCCCTGTGGCTGATATCAAGGCACTGCTAACAGGCAAAGACTGCCCCCACGTCCGGGAGAAGGGTTCAGGGAAGCAGAACAAG gaCCTCTATGAGTTAGCCTTCTCCATCAGCTATGACCATGGGGAGGCAGAGGCGTACCTCAACTTCATTGCCCCATCCAAACGGGAG TTCCACCTGTGGACAGATGGGCTGAGTGCCCTGCTAGGCAGTCCCATGGGCAGTGAGCAGACTCGGCTGGACCTGGAGCAGCTGCTGACGATGGAGACCAAGCTGCGGTTGTTGGAGCTGGAGAATGTGCCTATTCCCGAGCagcctcctcccatccccccgccccccaccaatTTCAACTTCTGCTATGACTGCAGCATCACTGAACCTTGA
- the ELMO3 gene encoding engulfment and cell motility protein 3 isoform X2 produces MAPPRNVVKIAVQMPDAIPQLIRLDQAKPLAAVLKEVCDAWSLDHSECYALQFADGHRRYITENNRAEIKNGSILCLSTAPDLEAERLLHGLQNGSRERRRETLHHLVLLAPDVTFAQEVISRDGLQRLGTIIEDGDDLGEVLTLALRAFLELMEHGMVSWETLSIPFVRKVVCYVNMNLMDASVQPLALRLLESVTLSSPALGQLVKSEVPLDRLLVHLQVMNQQLQTKAMALLTALLQGASPTERKHMLDYLWQRNLRQFIYKNIIHSATPLGDEMAHHLYVLQALTLGLLEPRMRTPLDPYSQEQREQLQALRQAAFQSEGESLGSGLSADRRRSLCAREFRKLGFSNSNPAQDLERVPPGLLALDNMLYFSRHAPSAYSRFVLENSSREDKHECPFARSSIQLTVLLCELLRVGEPCSETAQDFSPMFFSQDQSFHELFCVSIQLLNKTWKEMRATQEDFDKVMQVVREQLARTLALKPSSLELFRTKVNALPYGEVLRLRQTERLHQEGTLAPPILELREKLKPELMGLIRQQRLLRLYKLWFCCLSPNHKVLQYGDMEEGASPPTLDSLPEQLPVADIKALLTGKDCPHVREKGSGKQNKDLYELAFSISYDHGEAEAYLNFIAPSKREFHLWTDGLSALLGSPMGSEQTRLDLEQLLTMETKLRLLELENVPIPEQPPPIPPPPTNFNFCYDCSITEP; encoded by the exons ATGGCGCCCCCGCGAAACGTGGTGAAGATCGCGGTCCAGATGCCTGACGCCATCCCGCAGCTCATCCGGCTGGACCAG GCAAAGCCTCTGGCCGCTGTGCTGAAGGAGGTGTGCGACGC GTGGAGCCTGGATCACTCGGAATGCTACGCTCTGCAGTTTGCTGATGGGCACAGGAGATACATCACTGAGAAC AACCGCGCAGAGATCAAGAATGGCAGCATCCTGTGCCTCAGCACTGCCCCA gaCCTTGAGGCTGAGCGGCTTTtgcatgggctgcagaatgggaGTCGTGAAAGGCGCCGCGAAACTCTGCACCACCTCGTCTTGCTGGCCCCAGATGTGACCTTTGCCCAGGAGGTTATCAGCCGTGATGGGCTTCAGAGGCTAGGCACCATCATTGAGGATGGGGATGA CTTAGGAGAGGTGCTGACCCTTGCACTGAGGGCCTTCTTGGAGCTCATGGAACACGGCATGGTGTCCTGGGAGACACTCAGCATCCCCTTTGTTAGGAAG GTGGTGTGCTACGTGAACATGAACCTGATGGATGCATCTGTGCAGCCCCTGGCCCTCAGGCTGCTAGAGAGTGTGACCTTgagcagccctgccctgggccagcTCGTCAAGAGTGAGGTGCCACTGGATAGGCTGCTGGTACATCTACAGGT GATGAACCAGCAGCTACAAACCAAGGCGATGGCATTGCTGACAGCCTTGCTGCAGGGGGCCAGCCCTACTGAACGTAAG CACATGCTTGACTACCTGTGGCAGAGAAACCTTCGCCAGTTCATCTATAAG AACATCATCCACAGTGCGACACCATTGGGCGACGAGATGGCTCACCATCTGTATGTACTGCAGGCCCTTACTTTGGGGCTGCTGGAGCCACGCATGAGGACACCACTGGACCCCTATAGCCAG GAACAGCGGGAGCAGCTGCAGGCCCTGCGTCAGGCTGCCTTCCAGTCGGAGGGGGAGTCTCTGGGCAGCGGGCTTAGTGCTGATCGTCGCCGTTCCCTGTGTGCCCGCGAGTTCCGAAAACTGGGCTTTTCT AACAGCAACCCCGCACAGGATCTAGAGCGCGTGCCCCCCGGCCTGCTGGCGCTGGACAACATGCTCTACTTCTCCAGACACGCACCCAGCGCCTACAGCCGG TTTGTGCTGGAAAACAGCAGCCGTGAGGACAAGCACGAGTGCCCCTTCGCCCGGAGCAGCATCCAGCTCACTGTGTTGCTGTGTGAGCTGCTTCGTGTTGGGGAGCCCT GCTCCGAAACTGCCCAGGACTTTTCGCCCATGTTCTTCAGCCAAGACCAGAGTTTTCATGAGCTCTTCTGTGTGAGCATCCAGCTGCTGAATAAGACCTGGAAGGAGATGCGAGCCACCCAGGAGGACTTTGACAAG GTTATGCAGGTGGTGCGGGAGCAGCTGGCCCGCACGCTGGCCCTGAAGCCCAGCTCCCTGGAGCTTTTCCGAACCAAGGTGAATGCGCTTCCCTATGGGGAGGTGCTGCGGCTGAGGCAGACAGAGCGGCTGCATCAGGAGGGCACGCTGGCCCCTCCCATACT ggagctACGGGAGAAGCTGAAGCCAGAGCTCATGGGCCTGATCCGCCAGCAGCGTTTGCTCCGCCTCT ACAAGCTGTGGTTCTGCTGCCTGTCCCCCAACCACAAGGTGCTACAGTATGGGGACATGGAGGAGGGCGCCAGCCCACCCACCCTGGACAGTCTGCCTGAGCAGC TCCCTGTGGCTGATATCAAGGCACTGCTAACAGGCAAAGACTGCCCCCACGTCCGGGAGAAGGGTTCAGGGAAGCAGAACAAG gaCCTCTATGAGTTAGCCTTCTCCATCAGCTATGACCATGGGGAGGCAGAGGCGTACCTCAACTTCATTGCCCCATCCAAACGGGAG TTCCACCTGTGGACAGATGGGCTGAGTGCCCTGCTAGGCAGTCCCATGGGCAGTGAGCAGACTCGGCTGGACCTGGAGCAGCTGCTGACGATGGAGACCAAGCTGCGGTTGTTGGAGCTGGAGAATGTGCCTATTCCCGAGCagcctcctcccatccccccgccccccaccaatTTCAACTTCTGCTATGACTGCAGCATCACTGAACCTTGA
- the ELMO3 gene encoding engulfment and cell motility protein 3 isoform X3, giving the protein MAHHLYVLQALTLGLLEPRMRTPLDPYSQEQREQLQALRQAAFQSEGESLGSGLSADRRRSLCAREFRKLGFSNSNPAQDLERVPPGLLALDNMLYFSRHAPSAYSRFVLENSSREDKHECPFARSSIQLTVLLCELLRVGEPCSETAQDFSPMFFSQDQSFHELFCVSIQLLNKTWKEMRATQEDFDKVMQVVREQLARTLALKPSSLELFRTKVNALPYGEVLRLRQTERLHQEGTLAPPILELREKLKPELMGLIRQQRLLRLCEGTLFRKISSRRRQDKLWFCCLSPNHKVLQYGDMEEGASPPTLDSLPEQLPVADIKALLTGKDCPHVREKGSGKQNKDLYELAFSISYDHGEAEAYLNFIAPSKREFHLWTDGLSALLGSPMGSEQTRLDLEQLLTMETKLRLLELENVPIPEQPPPIPPPPTNFNFCYDCSITEP; this is encoded by the exons ATGGCTCACCATCTGTATGTACTGCAGGCCCTTACTTTGGGGCTGCTGGAGCCACGCATGAGGACACCACTGGACCCCTATAGCCAG GAACAGCGGGAGCAGCTGCAGGCCCTGCGTCAGGCTGCCTTCCAGTCGGAGGGGGAGTCTCTGGGCAGCGGGCTTAGTGCTGATCGTCGCCGTTCCCTGTGTGCCCGCGAGTTCCGAAAACTGGGCTTTTCT AACAGCAACCCCGCACAGGATCTAGAGCGCGTGCCCCCCGGCCTGCTGGCGCTGGACAACATGCTCTACTTCTCCAGACACGCACCCAGCGCCTACAGCCGG TTTGTGCTGGAAAACAGCAGCCGTGAGGACAAGCACGAGTGCCCCTTCGCCCGGAGCAGCATCCAGCTCACTGTGTTGCTGTGTGAGCTGCTTCGTGTTGGGGAGCCCT GCTCCGAAACTGCCCAGGACTTTTCGCCCATGTTCTTCAGCCAAGACCAGAGTTTTCATGAGCTCTTCTGTGTGAGCATCCAGCTGCTGAATAAGACCTGGAAGGAGATGCGAGCCACCCAGGAGGACTTTGACAAG GTTATGCAGGTGGTGCGGGAGCAGCTGGCCCGCACGCTGGCCCTGAAGCCCAGCTCCCTGGAGCTTTTCCGAACCAAGGTGAATGCGCTTCCCTATGGGGAGGTGCTGCGGCTGAGGCAGACAGAGCGGCTGCATCAGGAGGGCACGCTGGCCCCTCCCATACT ggagctACGGGAGAAGCTGAAGCCAGAGCTCATGGGCCTGATCCGCCAGCAGCGTTTGCTCCGCCTCTGTGAGGGGACACTCTTCCGCAAAATCAGCAGCCGGAGGCGCCAGG ACAAGCTGTGGTTCTGCTGCCTGTCCCCCAACCACAAGGTGCTACAGTATGGGGACATGGAGGAGGGCGCCAGCCCACCCACCCTGGACAGTCTGCCTGAGCAGC TCCCTGTGGCTGATATCAAGGCACTGCTAACAGGCAAAGACTGCCCCCACGTCCGGGAGAAGGGTTCAGGGAAGCAGAACAAG gaCCTCTATGAGTTAGCCTTCTCCATCAGCTATGACCATGGGGAGGCAGAGGCGTACCTCAACTTCATTGCCCCATCCAAACGGGAG TTCCACCTGTGGACAGATGGGCTGAGTGCCCTGCTAGGCAGTCCCATGGGCAGTGAGCAGACTCGGCTGGACCTGGAGCAGCTGCTGACGATGGAGACCAAGCTGCGGTTGTTGGAGCTGGAGAATGTGCCTATTCCCGAGCagcctcctcccatccccccgccccccaccaatTTCAACTTCTGCTATGACTGCAGCATCACTGAACCTTGA
- the LOC132004854 gene encoding F-box/LRR-repeat protein 20-like isoform X1 — protein sequence MAESLPLEMLTHILSFLPLSDQKEASLVSRAWYCAAQNALREDASVFSLIPVLGLSLRVLDLSSCVALTNRTLQAICTCLTHLSVLRLAWCTELQDWGLLGLGEPSEEPAQEPQEHLRAKLRRNLRSRSFFPQLHQELDHQASVPKDPSAQPQGPSLLMLRALQELDLTACSKLTDASLAKVLQFPELRRLSLSLLPALTDKGLVAVARGCPSLERLVLSHCSLLSDEGWAQAARSWPRLQHLNLASCGQLTEQTLDTIGQACKQLRMLDVAMCPHISMAAVRHLRAQLPQVTCIQSRPLEMPFPALLARPGSGGQAPRMHQELQRRPCASCPAHFSHPRPAPHLVSSLVRSSPGPY from the exons ATGGCCGAGTCGCTGCCCCTGGAG ATGCTCACACATATTCTGAGCTTTCTGCCTCTGTCAGATCAGAAAGAGGCCTCCCTCGTGAGCCGGGCTTGGTACTGTGCAGCCCAGAATGCCCTTCGGGAG GACGCCTCAGTGTTCTCCCTGATCCCAGTGCTGGGCCTGAGCCTCAGAGTGCTAGACTTGTCCTCCTGTGTGGCCCTCACCAATAGGACCCTTCAGGCCATCTGCACCTGCCTAACTCACCTCTCTGTCCTGCGTCTGGCCTGGTGCACGGAGCTCCAAGACTGGGGTCTTCTGGGGCTGGGAGAACCAAGTGAGGAGCCTGCGCAGGAGCCCCAG GAGCATTTGAGGGCCAAACTCAGGAGGAACCTGAGAAGCAGGAGCTTCTTCCCGCAGCTACATCAAGAGCTGGACCATCAGGCCTCAGTCCCCAAGGACCCTTCTGCCCAGCCACAGGGCCCATCGCTGCTCATGCTGCGGGCCCTGCAGGAGTTGGACCTCACAGCCTGTAGCAAACTAACTGATGCCAGTTTGGCCAAG GTGCTCCAGTTCCCCGAGCTGAGGCGGCTGTCCCTGAGCCTGTTGCCAGCACTCACAGACAAGGGCTTGGTGGCCGTGGCCAGGGGCTGCCCCAGCCTGGAACGCTTGGTGCTAAGTCATTGCAGCCTCCTCAGCGATGAGGGCTGGGCCCAAGCAGCCCGCTCCTGGCCCAGGCTGCAGCACCTCAACCTGGCCAGCTGCGGACAGCTCACGGAGCA AACCCTGGATACCATCGGGCAGGCATGCAAGCAGCTCCGGATGTTAGATGTGGCCATGTGCCCTCATATCAGCATGGCTGCCGTCAGGCACCTCCGAGCCCAGCTGCCCCAGGTGACCTGCATCCAGTCCCG GCCTCTGGAAATGCCATTTCCTGCTCTCCTGGCCAGGCCTGGGTCTGGAGGCCAGGCCCCCAGGATGCATCAGGAGCTGCAGAGGAGACCTTGTGCCTCCTGCCCTGCCCACTTCTCACACCCAAGGCCTGCACCTCACCTCGTCTCGTCCCTTGTAAGAAGCTCACCCGGCCCCTACTAG
- the LOC132004854 gene encoding F-box/LRR-repeat protein 20-like isoform X2 produces the protein MAESLPLEMLTHILSFLPLSDQKEASLVSRAWYCAAQNALREQSGLTSLDLSGCSELADGALLAIGRGLGHLWCLRLRKLQRLTDAGCTALGGLRELRSLDLAECCLVSGQGLAQALGSGHRASAPLASLSLAYCSSLKDASVFSLIPVLGLSLRVLDLSSCVALTNRTLQAICTCLTHLSVLRLAWCTELQDWGLLGLGEPSEEPAQEPQEHLRAKLRRNLRSRSFFPQLHQELDHQASVPKDPSAQPQGPSLLMLRALQELDLTACSKLTDASLAKVLQFPELRRLSLSLLPALTDKGLVAVARGCPSLERLVLSHCSLLSDEGWAQAARSWPRLQHLNLASCGQLTEQTLDTIGQACKQLRMLDVAMCPHISMAAVRHLRAQLPQVTCIQSRYVGGADLTLTL, from the exons ATGGCCGAGTCGCTGCCCCTGGAG ATGCTCACACATATTCTGAGCTTTCTGCCTCTGTCAGATCAGAAAGAGGCCTCCCTCGTGAGCCGGGCTTGGTACTGTGCAGCCCAGAATGCCCTTCGGGAG CAA TCGGGCCTGACCTCCCTGGACCTCAGCGGCTGCTCAGAACTGGCCGACGGCGCACTCCTGGCCATTGGCCGGGGCCTGGGGCACCTGTGGTGCCTCCGCCTGAGGAAGCTGCAGCGGCTGACGGATGCGGGATGCACAGCGCTGGGGGGGCTGCGGGAACTGCGCAGCCTGGACCTGGCAGAGTGCTGTCTGGTGAGCgggcagggcctggcccaggCCCTGGGTTCAGGGCACAGGGCTTCAGCCCCCTTGGCCTCCCTCAGCCTGGCCTACTGCTCCTCTCTCAAG GACGCCTCAGTGTTCTCCCTGATCCCAGTGCTGGGCCTGAGCCTCAGAGTGCTAGACTTGTCCTCCTGTGTGGCCCTCACCAATAGGACCCTTCAGGCCATCTGCACCTGCCTAACTCACCTCTCTGTCCTGCGTCTGGCCTGGTGCACGGAGCTCCAAGACTGGGGTCTTCTGGGGCTGGGAGAACCAAGTGAGGAGCCTGCGCAGGAGCCCCAG GAGCATTTGAGGGCCAAACTCAGGAGGAACCTGAGAAGCAGGAGCTTCTTCCCGCAGCTACATCAAGAGCTGGACCATCAGGCCTCAGTCCCCAAGGACCCTTCTGCCCAGCCACAGGGCCCATCGCTGCTCATGCTGCGGGCCCTGCAGGAGTTGGACCTCACAGCCTGTAGCAAACTAACTGATGCCAGTTTGGCCAAG GTGCTCCAGTTCCCCGAGCTGAGGCGGCTGTCCCTGAGCCTGTTGCCAGCACTCACAGACAAGGGCTTGGTGGCCGTGGCCAGGGGCTGCCCCAGCCTGGAACGCTTGGTGCTAAGTCATTGCAGCCTCCTCAGCGATGAGGGCTGGGCCCAAGCAGCCCGCTCCTGGCCCAGGCTGCAGCACCTCAACCTGGCCAGCTGCGGACAGCTCACGGAGCA AACCCTGGATACCATCGGGCAGGCATGCAAGCAGCTCCGGATGTTAGATGTGGCCATGTGCCCTCATATCAGCATGGCTGCCGTCAGGCACCTCCGAGCCCAGCTGCCCCAGGTGACCTGCATCCAGTCCCGGTATGTGGGAGGGGCTGACCTGACCTTAACGCTCTAG
- the TMEM208 gene encoding transmembrane protein 208, translating to MAPKGKVGTRGKKQIFEENKETLKFYLRIILGANAIYCLVTLVFFYSSASFWAWMALAFSLAVYGASYHSMSSMARAAFSEDGALMDGGMDLNMEQGMAEHLKDVILLTAIVQVLSCFSLYIWSFWLLAPGRALYLLWVNVLGPWFTADSGTPAPEHNEKRQRRQERRQMKRL from the exons ATGGCG CCCAAGGGCAAAGTGGGCacgagagggaagaagcagataTTTGAAGAGAACAAAGAGACTCTGAAGTTCTATCTGCGAATCATACTGGGGGCCAAT GCCATTTACTGTCTTGTGACCTTGGTGTTCTTCTACTCATCTGCCTCATTTTGGGCCTGG ATGGCCCTGGCCTTTAGTCTGGCAGTATATGGGGCCAGCTACCACTCTATGAGCTCAATGGCACGGGCAGCCTTTTCTGAGGATGGGGCCCTGATGGATGGTGGAATGGACCTCAACATGGAGCAGGGCATGGCAGA GCACCTTAAAGATGTGATCCTACTGACAGCCATCGTGCAAGTGctcagctgcttctccctctacatcTGGTCCTTCTGGCTTCTG GCTCCAGGCCGGGCCCTTTATCTCCTCTGGGTGAATGTCCTGGGTCCTTGGTTCACGGCAGACAGTGGCACCCCAGCACCAGAGCACAATGAGAAACGGCAGCGCCGACAGGAGCGGCGGCAGATGAAGCGATTATAG